From Glycine max cultivar Williams 82 chromosome 11, Glycine_max_v4.0, whole genome shotgun sequence, the proteins below share one genomic window:
- the LOC112998359 gene encoding uncharacterized protein has protein sequence MYADKKRIDKEFNFGDLVYLKIQPYKQYSLANTYFHKLSARYYGRYKVIERIGKVAYKLDLPANTRIHNVFHVSLLKKHHGDHVVSEQLPRLNEDGDLIIRPVAILDRIVKKKNNKAITEVLVRWEQTNPKDAT, from the coding sequence ATGTATGCAGACAAGAAGAGGATAGacaaagagtttaattttggaGATCTTGTGTACTTGAAGATTCAACCATACAAGCAATACTCCTTGGCAAATACATACTTTCACAAGCTATCGGCGAGGTATTATGGTCGCTACAAGGTTATTGAAAGGATAGGGAAGGTAGCATACAAATTGGACCTTCCTGCAAACACGAGGATTCACAATGTATTCCATGTGTCATTATTAAAAAAGCATCATGGTGACCATGTAGTTTCAGAACAATTACCAAGACTCAATGAAGATGGAGACTTAATAATTAGACCAGTGGCCATATTGGATAGAATAGTTAAAAAGAAGAACAATAAAGCCATTACTGAAGTATTAGTGCGGTGGGAACAGACCAACCCCAAGGATGCAACATGA